Within Candidatus Sulfotelmatobacter sp., the genomic segment GTGCCGACCGGGGAGCGCAACCGACTGCTCATGCGCACCATCGTCACCGACCGCGACTACCACCGCCATCAACTCCACAGCCTGACCGGCGTGGTCGCCGAGGAGCGCCAGGCGCAACAGATGATGAACGAGATCCGCGAACTGCAGGCGTGGTTCTCGAACGAGCAGGGCCGCAGCGTGTCCATGACCGAGGCGGCCTTCCACTGGCAGCACGAGCGCTACGAACCCACTCTCAAGCGCCTGGCGGCCCAGGTCGCGGCGGGAGCGGCCCCCACCGAGCTCTACTGCCAGGTGCTCGAGCACAAGTGGTTTCTCTCGGAGAAGGCGCAGCACGACGTTGGCTTCGAGCGGGCGGTCGACGACTACCTGCAACAATTCCCGCAGACGCCGGCATGAATCCCGTATCATGCGGCGCGGATGAGCATGGAAGCCAGCCATACGCGACGGCGCCAGCGCCAGCGCGAGCGCTCGATGGACAGCCGCGTGATCGAAGCCGAAAACGCGCTCGAGGCCGTGCGTCGCACGCTGTTGGAGGGCGGCTCGTGCAGCGTGGAGGCCGAGGGCTGGCGCCGGGTGGTGGTGCACGACCCCGCCATCGACGCGCCGCTCAGGCGCTGGCCGTGGCCGTTTTTCCTGTTCTCTCCGCACAACGTCCGGCTTCAGATCTACGAGGGCGCACTGCGCGTCACCACCGTGACCTTCGGAAAGAAACAAATCGGCGAGGCGATCGAGAACTTCCTGCGCGGCGTGTCGGCCAAGACCAAGGTCATCATCACCCGCGAACGACCCCTCAAGTCGGGGCGTGGATGAGCGTCGCCTCCGGATCGTCCGTCTCACGGAAGCCGCGGTCGCAAGCCCGGCGGGCGCTCCCCACGCTTTTCGCGATCCTGGCTCTCTTCACGCTCTCGTCGGGTCGCGCCTCGGCGGCGGGAACCCCCAAGGACTCACTGGCCGCCCACCTGATTCAGCCCGCAGCGCTCGCGCATTGGCTGGCCGGCCCGGCGGCGCAGCGCCCGGCCCTGATCCACGTCGGCTTCGGCGTGCTCTACAAGGGTGGCCACATCCCGGGATCTCGCTACGCCGGCCCCGCTTCGAAGCCGGAAGGGCTGGATTCATTGAGGAAGACGCTCGGGCCCCTGCCGCGAGAGGCGCCTCTCGTCCTCTACTGCGGCTGCTGCCCCTGGGAGAACTGCCCCAACGTCGTGCCGGCGTTTCAAACCGCAAGGGCCATGGGCTTCAAGCGCGTGCAGGTGCTCCTCGTCGCCAAGGACTTTCAGAAGGACTGGGCCGACAAGGGCTATCCCACCGCAGAATCAACCCACTAGCTCAGCCCTATCTGGATTGACAGAACTCTCAGGAATCCAGTAGGTTCCGGCAGTAATCTAACCCTTACGTGAGGGTGCTGAACCCAGTGTCCGATTCCTACCGCCAGCTGCTCCGCGTCGGAGATCTCGCCCGCCAGACGGGAAAGACCGTGCGGGCGATCCATCTCTACGAGGAGCTGGGTCTGCTCCAGCCGGCGACTCGCAGCAGCGGTGGGTTCCGGCTGTACGAGCCGTCGGCGGCGGAGCGGGTGCGCTGGATCGACCTGCTGAACGGGCTGGGGTTTTCGCTTCAGGAGATGAAGGGCTTGCTGCGCTCGTGGTGGAGCGCGGGGCTCGGGCCCGAAGCCATGAACGACTTGCGCGCGCTGTTCGTGCGCAAGCTCGAAGAGACCCGGGCCAACCGGCGCCGGTACGAGCAGCTCGAGCAGGAGCTGGTCGCGGGTCTCGCGTATCTGGAGACCTGCCGGGTGTGCGATTCACCTTCCGACGTGAAGACGTGCGTGCACTGCCAGCAGGATCACGGAATGAAGCAAGAGCCCGCGTTGCTGGTCGGGCTCAAGTCCGCTCCCGGCGGCGGGCGCAGGAACGCCCACGACGGGTTCGTTCGAGTCGAAGAGGTCGAGTGAGGGATATGGATCTACCGATCGTTGGAATTACCGGTCAGGCCGTGAAGGGTGTCGTGTTGACTCCTGGCGCCGCGGAGAAGATTCGCGAGTTGCTGGCGTCGCGTGGAACCCAGGAGCAGAGCCTGCGGATCGGCGTGCGCGGCGGCGGCTGTTCGGGGAACTCCTACTTCATGGAGTTCTGCGAGGGCGCCGCGGCCGGCGACGAGACCGTGGTCAGCCACGGAGTGAAGCTGGTGGTGGATACGAAGAGCTTGATGCTCCTCTCGGGCACCACCATCGACTACGTGAACGGATTGATGGGTGCCGGCTTCAAGTTCAACAATCCGAACGTCCGCCACAGCTGCGCGTGCGGCGAGAGCTTCTCGGCGTAGAGGAGATTTCGATGAGCGAACGTCGCAAGATTCTGCGCGAGGTGATCTACCTGGCGCACGAGGGCGGCTACGACGGGCCGGGCAACGATTGGGACTCCGCCTCGGCCGCGGAGCTCGATCAGGTGATCGCCTCGGGTGCGCACCTGCCGGTGCTGCGGTCGGAGCAGTTCACGCGACCGTTCTTCATGCACATCCTGCATCCCGATCCGGTGACGGTAACGCCGGACGCGGTGTTCGAAGACGTGCTCGAGGACGAGCTGGAAGAAATCGAAGCCGAAGTGGCGGCGCTCGGAAAGAAGCTGGCCGATTCCGACGATCCACTCGAGTTTCTGAAGCAGTACCTGAGCTAGCAGGTTCGTTCGCGGCCGCATGCAATCCTCGGCCGGTCGAATCGGAGTCACTCACCCCGATCTCGAGAGACTTTCATGAGCCATACGCCTGAACTCGTCGTCAAGGACCTCCGCGTGAGCGTGGAGGGGAAGGAGATCCTCAAGGGCCTGAACCTCGAGGTGAAGAAGGGCGAGGTCCACGCGCTGATGGGCCCGAACGGCTCCGGAAAGAGCACCTTCGCCAACACGCTGATGGGCCATCCGCGCTACGAGGTGACGGGCGGTGACATCCTGTTCAAGGGCCGGAGCGTGCTCGAGATGGATCCCGACGAGCGCTCGCGCGCCGGCCTGTTCATGGCGTTCCAGTACCCGGTCGGGATTCCCGGCGTGACGGTCGCCAATTTCCTGCGCGCCGCGCTCAACGCCCGCCTGGCCTCGCAGGTGGCCGAGACCAACGGTTCCGTGCCCAAGCGCCCGACGGTCGCGCCCAAGGAGTTCCGCGCGATGCTCAAGGAGCGCATGGAGCTGCTCAAGATGGACGAGAGCTTCGCCGGACGCTATCTCAACGACGGTTTCTCGGGCGGCGAGAAGAAGCGCGCCGAGATCCTCCAGATGGCGGTCTTGAAGCCCGAGATCGCGATCATGGACGAAACCGATTCGGGGCTCGACATCGACGCGCTGCGCATCGTGTCGGACGGCGTGAACGCCCTGAGCGGCCCCGGGCTCGGCGTGCTGGTGATCACGCACTACCAGCGGATCCTGAACTACATCAAGCCCCAGTTCGTGCACGTGATGGTGGACGGGCGGATCGTGCGCTCGGGCGGTCCCGAGCTGGCGCTCGAGCTCGAGACCCGCGGCTACGACTGGGTGCGTGGTGTGAAGGAGGTGGCGGCATCATGAGCAAGATCGAAACGCCGCATCTCGACCCGCGCGAGGCCTACGCCGAAAAGTACGGCTTCCACGACAAGGACCAGTTCGTCTTCAAGGCCCGCAAGGGCCTCGATCGCGACATCGTCGAGCAGATCTCGAAGATGAAGGACGAGCCGCAGTGGATGACCGACTTCCGGCTCAAGGCGCTCGAGATCTTCGAAAAGAAGCCGATGCCCACCTGGGGTCCGGACCTGTCCACGATCCGCTTCGACGACATCTACTACTACGTCAAGCCGACCTCGGAAGAAGCCAAGTCCTGGGACGACGTGCCCGCCGACATGAAGCGCACCTTCGACAAGCTCGGGATTCCCGAGGCCGAGCAGAAGTTCCTGGCCGGCGTGGGCGCCCAGTACGACTCCGAGGTCGTCTACCACAAGATCAAGGAAAGCCTCGAAAAGCAGGGCGTGATCTTCCTGTCGTGCGATCAGGGGCTGCGCGACCATCCCGACCTGTTCAGGGAGTACTTCGCGTCGGTGATTCCGTCGGCGGACAACAAGTTCGCGGCGCTCAACTCGGCGGTGTGGTCGGGAGGCTCGTTCATCTACGTGCCGAAGGGCGTGCACGTGGACGTGCCGCTGCAGGCCTACTTCCGGATCAACACCAAGGACATGGGCCAGTTCGAGCGCACGCTGATCATCGTCGACGAGGGCGCGTACGTGCACTACGTCGAAGGGTGCCTGCCGCCCGGCGAGCAAGTCAGTCTGGGCGATCGCTGGGTCAACATCGAGAGCGTGGCGCCGGGCGACGTCGTGATGGACTCCAACGGCAACGAGGCGGTCGTCGCGAGCACGCGGACGCACCGCCACAAGGGCGACCTCGTGAGGCTCACGCCGATCTCGTCGGCCAACGCGTTCCAGGTCACGCCCGAGCATCCGGTCCTCGCGGTGAAGCGCGAAGAGGTCCGCACGGCTCGCCGCGCTCGCGGCAAGCGGCTGCCCGAGGTGGATAGCAGGCGGCTGCTCGCGGCGACTCCGGGGTTCCGGCCCGCCGGCGAGCTCGAGCGCGGCGATTTCATGGTGTTCCCGATCAGCCAGACCACCCGACCGAACGCGACGCTGACACGAGAGGTGGTCCGCCTGCTCGGTTACTACCTGGCCGAGGGCTCGACCTATGTTCACAACAAGCTCAACGTGCCGGTCGTCGCCTTCAGCTTCAACGAGGCAGAGCGCGAGACGATCGACGAAGTCAAGGCGTTGATCCTCGCGGTGGCGGGCAAGGGGGCCATGGAGATCCACGACGCGAGCCGCCATTCCGTTGAGGTCCGGGTCCATTCCGGCGAGCTGAGAGAGATGTGCCTCGAGCACTGTGGTCAGCATGCGGCCGAGAAGCGGCTGAGCAAGGCGATCATGGAGCTGCCCACGGGGCTGCAGGCGCAGCTACTCGAGACCTATCTGAGGGGAGACGGAAGCGTCTACCGCAAGCGCAAACACACCATGGTGCGCGCGGCGACCGTCTCGAGAGCGCTCGCCTGGCAGCTGCAGGAGCTGATCGCCCGTCAGGGTCACTTCGCCACGATCAATGTTCGAAAAGGCGGCAAGGATACGATCCCGGGCCGCGAGATCACGCGGCGCGACCAGTACATCCTCTACTACTCGCCCGACAAGCAACAGAGCGAGGTCCGGCGATCGGGCAATAGCTTCCTCGTGCCGATCAAACGGATCGATCGCACGCCCTACGAAGGGCCGGTCTTCAATTTCGAGCTGGAGAGCGCTCCCAACGCCTACGTCGCGCGAGGCTTCGCAGTGCACAACTGCACCGCTCCAGTCTACTCGAGCGATTCGCTGCACTCGGCGGTGGTCGAGATTATCGTCAAGCGCGGGGCGCGTTGCCGTTACACCACGATCCAGAACTGGTCGAACAACGTCTACAACCTGGTGACCAAGCGCGCCAAGGCGTACGGCGATGCCACCATGGAGTGGGTTGACGGAAATCTCGGCTCGAAGATCACGCAGAAGTACCCCTCGGTGTTCATGATGGAGCCGGGCGCGAAGGGTGAAGTGCTATCGATCGCCTTCGCCGGGCGCGGCCAGCATCAGGACGCCGGCGCCAAAATGGTGCACCTTGCGCCGAATACTTCGAGCAAGATCATCTCCAAGTCGATCAGCAAGGACGGCGGGCGCGCCGGCTACCGGGGGTTGGTGCGCGTGCAGAAGGGCGCCGAGAACTGCCGTTCGACCGTCAACTGCGACGCCCTGATCCTCGACGAGCAGTCGCGCTCCGACACCTATCCCTACATGGAGATCCTCGAGGACAAGGTGTCGATCGGCCACGAAGCCACGGTGTCGAAGATCGGCGACGAACAGCTCTTCTACCTGATGAGCCGCGGCATCAATCAGGAGGAAGCGGCGGCGATGATCGTCTCGGGTTTCATCGAGCCGATCGTGAAGGAGCTGCCGATGGAGTACGCCGTCGAGATGAACCGGCTGATCCAGCTGCAGATGGAGGGCTCGGTCGGATGACGACGCAACTCCAGAACGCCAAGACGTTCGAGCGCGCCTGGGTGGAGGAGGCCGCGCGGCGTGCGACCGCCGCGCGCGAGACCGAATTCTCGCGCGAGACGCGCCGCGTCGCGACCGGCATTCTCGGCACGCTGTCGTTCCCGAGCCGCGAGCACGAGTTGTGGCGCCGCACCGATTTCCGCGCGCTCGAGGCCGAGCTGCCGGCGCTCGACCCATTCGCGACGGCCACGCCGGCCCGCAACGTCGACGACCTGCCGCATGCGATCCTGGAGAAGCTTTCCGGCGAGGCGGCGCAGGTCGGTCTGGTGGTGCAGAGGAACGGCGCCGTGGTGCTCGAGCAGACGCATCCCGATCTGACGCGGCAGGGGATCGTGGTCGGTTCGCTCGACCGCGGCTTCCGCGAGCACGAGGCGCTGCTGCGGCCGCGCTACGGTTCGCAGATCCATCCCGACTACGACTGGTTCACGGCGTTCGGCGCAGCGGTGCGCTCGGGCGGCGCGTTCGTCTACGTGCCCGACGGCGTCGAGGCCGCGCTGCCGATCCGCCTGTTCCAGTGGCTCGATGGCGGCGGGGCGATTTCGACGCCGCGCACCGTCGTGATCCTGGGCAATCGCGCACGCGCCACGATCGTCGAGGAGCTGCTCTCGGCGACGACTGAGGGCACCTCGTTTCATTGCGGCGGCACCGAGGTGTTCCTGGGCGAAGGCGCGCATCTCATCTACGGCCAGCTCCAGGAGTGGGGCCGCAACGTCGTCCACTACTCGAACCAGCGGGTGCGGCTCGAGCGCGACGCGGAGCTCCAGTGGATCCAGACCCTGCTCGGCAGCCGGATGGCCAAGACCAACTCCTACTTCGACCTGGCCGGGCCGGGCGCCCGCGCCTACGTCCACGGCTTCATGTTCGGCGACGCGCAGCAGCACTTCCATCTGCACACGCTGCAGCGCCACCTGCTCGATCACTGCACCAGCGACCTGCTCATCAAGGGCTGCCTCAAGGATCACGCGCGCAGCATCTATCAGGGGCTGATCCAGGTGAGCGAGGGCGCTCAGCGCACCGACGCCTATCAGGCCAACCGCAACCTGCTGCTCTCCGACACCGCGCGCGCCGACAGCATCCCGGGCCTCGAGATCCTGGCCAACGACGTGCGCTGCACGCACGGCGCGACGATTGGCCACGTCGACGACGAACAGATGTACTACCTGATGGCGCGTGGCCTGCCGCGCTCCGAGGCGCAGCGCCTGATCGTCGAGGGATTCTTTGCGCCGGTGCTGGATCGGATTCCACTCGAATCGGTGCGCGACCAGCTGCGCGCGGTGATCGCGCGCAAGATCGGATGAGGTGATGACTCGCGAGCCCGCGCTGGGCGCCGCGCCCTCGACCGCCGAGGCGGCCCGAGGGCGTGCGGCTGCCTCGGCGGCTCCGGGTGCGACCCACAGGTTCGACCCCCGCACGATTCGCGCCCAGTTCCCGATCTTTCGCGCGCCCCGCGAGAAGCCGCTCATCTATCTCGACAGCGCGGCCACCTCGCAGAAGCCCGAGGCGGTGCTCGAGGCGATGGATCGCTACTACCGCACCATCAACGCCAACATTCATCGCGGCGTGTACCGCATCGCCGAAGAGGCGACCGCCGCCTATGAAGACGCGCGGCGCCGCGTGGCGAGCTTCGTGGGCGCGAGCCCGCGCGAGCTGATCTTCACCCGCAACAGCACCGAGGCGCTGAACCTGGTCGCCTACGCCTATGGTCGCTGGGCGTTGAAGCGCGGCGACGCCATCGTGCTGACACCCATGGAGCACCACTCGAATTTGGTGCCGTGGCAGCTGCTGGCCCAGGAGCGCGGCCTGGAGCTGCGTTTCATCCCGATGACGCCGTCGGGCGAATTGGAGATGTCGGCGCTTCCCGCGCTGCTCGCCGACGGGCGCGTGAAGCTGCTCGCGGTGGTGCACATCTCGAACGTGGTCGGCACCATCAACCCGATCGCCGAGATCGCGCGCCTGGCGCACGCCGCCGGCGCGGTGGTGGTGGTGGACGCGTCGCAGAGCGTTCCGCACTGCCCGGTCGACGTGAAGGCGCTGGGTGCCGACTTCGTCGCCTTCACCGCGCACAAGATGCTCGGCCCGACCGGCATCGGCGCGCTGTGGGGGCGCCGCGATCTGCTCGAAGCGATGCCGCCGTTTCTCGCCGGCGGCGAAATGATCCGCGAGGTCAAGCTCACCAGATCCGAATGGAACGAGCTGCCGTGGAAGTTCGAAGCAGGCACGATGTCGATCGCCGAGGCGATCGGCTTCGGCGCCGCGGTGGACTATCTCTCGAACCTCGGGATGGACGCGGTGTTC encodes:
- a CDS encoding rhodanese-like domain-containing protein, which codes for MSVASGSSVSRKPRSQARRALPTLFAILALFTLSSGRASAAGTPKDSLAAHLIQPAALAHWLAGPAAQRPALIHVGFGVLYKGGHIPGSRYAGPASKPEGLDSLRKTLGPLPREAPLVLYCGCCPWENCPNVVPAFQTARAMGFKRVQVLLVAKDFQKDWADKGYPTAESTH
- a CDS encoding MerR family transcriptional regulator, producing MSDSYRQLLRVGDLARQTGKTVRAIHLYEELGLLQPATRSSGGFRLYEPSAAERVRWIDLLNGLGFSLQEMKGLLRSWWSAGLGPEAMNDLRALFVRKLEETRANRRRYEQLEQELVAGLAYLETCRVCDSPSDVKTCVHCQQDHGMKQEPALLVGLKSAPGGGRRNAHDGFVRVEEVE
- a CDS encoding iron-sulfur cluster assembly accessory protein, whose protein sequence is MLTPGAAEKIRELLASRGTQEQSLRIGVRGGGCSGNSYFMEFCEGAAAGDETVVSHGVKLVVDTKSLMLLSGTTIDYVNGLMGAGFKFNNPNVRHSCACGESFSA
- the sufC gene encoding Fe-S cluster assembly ATPase SufC is translated as MSHTPELVVKDLRVSVEGKEILKGLNLEVKKGEVHALMGPNGSGKSTFANTLMGHPRYEVTGGDILFKGRSVLEMDPDERSRAGLFMAFQYPVGIPGVTVANFLRAALNARLASQVAETNGSVPKRPTVAPKEFRAMLKERMELLKMDESFAGRYLNDGFSGGEKKRAEILQMAVLKPEIAIMDETDSGLDIDALRIVSDGVNALSGPGLGVLVITHYQRILNYIKPQFVHVMVDGRIVRSGGPELALELETRGYDWVRGVKEVAAS
- the sufB gene encoding Fe-S cluster assembly protein SufB is translated as MSKIETPHLDPREAYAEKYGFHDKDQFVFKARKGLDRDIVEQISKMKDEPQWMTDFRLKALEIFEKKPMPTWGPDLSTIRFDDIYYYVKPTSEEAKSWDDVPADMKRTFDKLGIPEAEQKFLAGVGAQYDSEVVYHKIKESLEKQGVIFLSCDQGLRDHPDLFREYFASVIPSADNKFAALNSAVWSGGSFIYVPKGVHVDVPLQAYFRINTKDMGQFERTLIIVDEGAYVHYVEGCLPPGEQVSLGDRWVNIESVAPGDVVMDSNGNEAVVASTRTHRHKGDLVRLTPISSANAFQVTPEHPVLAVKREEVRTARRARGKRLPEVDSRRLLAATPGFRPAGELERGDFMVFPISQTTRPNATLTREVVRLLGYYLAEGSTYVHNKLNVPVVAFSFNEAERETIDEVKALILAVAGKGAMEIHDASRHSVEVRVHSGELREMCLEHCGQHAAEKRLSKAIMELPTGLQAQLLETYLRGDGSVYRKRKHTMVRAATVSRALAWQLQELIARQGHFATINVRKGGKDTIPGREITRRDQYILYYSPDKQQSEVRRSGNSFLVPIKRIDRTPYEGPVFNFELESAPNAYVARGFAVHNCTAPVYSSDSLHSAVVEIIVKRGARCRYTTIQNWSNNVYNLVTKRAKAYGDATMEWVDGNLGSKITQKYPSVFMMEPGAKGEVLSIAFAGRGQHQDAGAKMVHLAPNTSSKIISKSISKDGGRAGYRGLVRVQKGAENCRSTVNCDALILDEQSRSDTYPYMEILEDKVSIGHEATVSKIGDEQLFYLMSRGINQEEAAAMIVSGFIEPIVKELPMEYAVEMNRLIQLQMEGSVG
- the sufD gene encoding Fe-S cluster assembly protein SufD codes for the protein MTTQLQNAKTFERAWVEEAARRATAARETEFSRETRRVATGILGTLSFPSREHELWRRTDFRALEAELPALDPFATATPARNVDDLPHAILEKLSGEAAQVGLVVQRNGAVVLEQTHPDLTRQGIVVGSLDRGFREHEALLRPRYGSQIHPDYDWFTAFGAAVRSGGAFVYVPDGVEAALPIRLFQWLDGGGAISTPRTVVILGNRARATIVEELLSATTEGTSFHCGGTEVFLGEGAHLIYGQLQEWGRNVVHYSNQRVRLERDAELQWIQTLLGSRMAKTNSYFDLAGPGARAYVHGFMFGDAQQHFHLHTLQRHLLDHCTSDLLIKGCLKDHARSIYQGLIQVSEGAQRTDAYQANRNLLLSDTARADSIPGLEILANDVRCTHGATIGHVDDEQMYYLMARGLPRSEAQRLIVEGFFAPVLDRIPLESVRDQLRAVIARKIG
- a CDS encoding SufS family cysteine desulfurase, producing MTREPALGAAPSTAEAARGRAAASAAPGATHRFDPRTIRAQFPIFRAPREKPLIYLDSAATSQKPEAVLEAMDRYYRTINANIHRGVYRIAEEATAAYEDARRRVASFVGASPRELIFTRNSTEALNLVAYAYGRWALKRGDAIVLTPMEHHSNLVPWQLLAQERGLELRFIPMTPSGELEMSALPALLADGRVKLLAVVHISNVVGTINPIAEIARLAHAAGAVVVVDASQSVPHCPVDVKALGADFVAFTAHKMLGPTGIGALWGRRDLLEAMPPFLAGGEMIREVKLTRSEWNELPWKFEAGTMSIAEAIGFGAAVDYLSNLGMDAVFAHDRELAAYAMRRLPEVPGLTILGPPADKRGGVVAFELEGIHPHDVATVLDDDGIAVRAGHHCAMPLHEALGVPSSARASFHCYSLPEDVDALIEGLHRARRVFAR